In the genome of Drosophila melanogaster chromosome 4, one region contains:
- the eIF4G1 gene encoding eukaryotic translation initiation factor 4G1, isoform B, with the protein MQQAIPTLPTQSDIDKAMQPHSAQNMILPANKKTKKYDQQVPTSKPQSLHQPLQPQHSHPTAQPQFQINKAYNVVSILKASAQIAQQSPHLTNQQHPPIHHPQQTQQHQQSYTNVVNRSLSASEPVRAQSSVICNGSSILTVNSRQLNSGDMNSTAIYNISSYRKLTGSLDGNVCFLNVQDIKQNGNISGSVVSNKSIVGVGSEKSSCTGVSINNQIVLPNAQIGTSMGIAGTTTAGTSYMHEKNIVGVSVNCVNTSKKYDFNNSSLLSNNSYPASTAEYVSTGNNNSGNTRSNPQSGGIFRGPPSTPNAPRGASGGATRHVHVQPMYSQPLHQNMVLQQYTQYNPRQQTFPASHLQYAPAPMPYYQYQYVPTLQQQPPHTRSAVTVNTNVNVGNNLQPVQSGPNGPLPVPGASSSQIQLLTSTVQPGASTVMGVGGPGSTMGQVGVPPMVGVGVMTTSVQPQPVQVQPASRRRHQHRLQIIDPTTKKNILDDFDKTKSNTDNEFSDQVTSTNTPATVLSEGPIRIPQQESVGLNNLTSTSSQGSESRTNAPYIPIETTPISRTDVGPTPIVSAMTDAPSVEILPTPQRGRSKKIPIVSPKNVSESIVAPITDETDDAGSTPISRATEESMPPNQTHPNLLISDSSKHKQAVSNSEISKDAPTGLKEMHVAELESSVASENHPAGILDVNVNKSSQSLDFSADPEIDSIGAISPTSPNAVSPILHEVLDNTELSKKLENSTTERFKDSQSVEKPTHQELSLRNATDETEISAMALQDVNSLDNNQIEKTYPSKPKLNVDVSEDISSRESAIKSTSTKNTGVDVGLQSDSKPETTLNDKQDSTDLKVKVSAKISSIINYNEGQWSPNNPSGKKQYDREQLLQLREVKASRIQPEVKNVSILPQPNLMPSFIRNNNNNKRVQSMVGIIGNRSNESAGNYIGKQMSMSGVQSGGGRSSMKGMIHVNLSLNQDVKLSENENAWRPRVLNKSDGDSDAKSALEKDELVRRVRGILNKLTPERFDTLVEEIIKLKIDTPDKVDEVIVLVFEKAIDEPNFSVSYARLCQRLAAEVKVIDERMESETKSNSAHFRNALLDKTEQEFTQNVSQSTAKEKKLQPIVDKIKKCTDANEKAELEAFLEEEERKIRRRSGGTVRFIGELFKISMLTGKIIYSCIDTLLNPHSEDMLECLCKLLTTVGAKFEKTPVNSKDPSRCYSLEKSITRMQAIASKTDKDGARVSSRVRFMLQDVIDLRKNKWQTSRNEAPKTMGQIEKEAKNEQLSAQYFGTLSSTTPGGSQGGSGKRDDRGNSRYGESRSSSAYGGSHSQRGDNGNLRHQQQNNVGGNVSGGAGHSNGNNDENTWHVQTSKGSRSLAVDSNKLEGLSKLSDQNLETKKMGGLTQFIWISSDTTRLSSAPTPTPSNPFAVLSSLIDKNSNERDRDRSGPRNKGSYNKGSMERDRYDRGMHSRTGSSQGSRENSSSRGGQQGRTLLSSSVQKSTSHSKYTQQAPPTRHTVKAQSSVGSSNVNTGPLYRGSEQQTSATFSQTTRSVAPVAVFIEASETDLKLIKSVVSEIVDLSAASKEVTPGAVSCIKRVPEKLRCSFIYYILTDYLHLANVGKQYRRYLSIAVSQLIQQNYISADHLRLAYNEFTVYANDLIVDIPELWLYILQFAGPLIVKKILTISDLWNNNLKENSPSNVAKKFLKTYLIYCTQEVGPNFARNMWIKFNLKWSDFMPESEVADFIKFNRLEYVENESKSPVIDHRETPEKHVKNVIDHIEHLLKEGTTADCIIDYSNGNIMVVDKLFIRGLTETLSNFSIHYKDNSYKLESETFQKFCIPVLQRYIDSNEDHQLECLYTLQLLVHGLEHPRGLLSELIGELYDAFVIQKESLCKWRDSKDQSAGKGVAVKSLNPFFNSLLNDDAN; encoded by the exons ATGCAACAGGCTATACCAACTTTACCAACACAATCAGATATAGATAAAGCCATGCAGCCCCATTCAGCACAAAATATG ATTTTGCCAGCCAATAAAAAGACCAAAAAGTATGATCAACAGGTGCCAACTTCAAAGCCACAATCTCTTCATCAGCCTCTTCAACCGCAGCATAGCCATCCCACTGCTCAGCCTCAGTTTCAGATAAATAAGGCATACAATGTGGTCTCCATTCTTAAGGCATCAGCGCAGATCGCTCAACAGTCCCCACACTTGACGAATCAGCAGCATCCACCAATCCATCACCCACAGCAAAcacagcagcatcaacaaaGCTATACAAACGTTGTAAATAGAAGCTTATCTGCGTCTGAACCAGTTAGAGCCCAGTCATCGGTTATCTGTAACGGTTCAAGCATATTGACAGTAAATAGTAGACAACTGAATTCGGGTGATATGAATTCGACTGCCATTTATAACATATCCAGTTACCGAAAATTAACTGGAAGTCTAGATGGAAATGTTTGCTTTCTAAATGTACAGGACATTAAACAAAATGGCAACATCAGTGGGTCAGTAGTATCAAATAAGTCCATCGTCGGAGTCGGAAGTGAAAAAAGTTCTTGTACTGGAGTCAGTATTAACAACCAAATAGTATTGCCTAATGCGCAAATAGGAACATCTATGGGAATAGCTGGAACAACTACAGCAGGCACAAGCTACATGCACGAAAAGAATATCGTTGGCGTTAGCGTCAATTGTGTTAATACTAGTAAAAAGTATGATTTCAATAACAGTAGTTTGTTATCAAATAATAGTTACCCGGCATCTACAGCAGAG TATGTATCAACGGGAAACAACAATTCTGGGAATACCCGTTCTAATCCACAAAGTGGCGGAATATTTCGAGGACCACCCTCGACGCCTAATGCCCCTAGAGGTGCTAGTGGCGGAGCAACACGGCATGTCCATGTGCAACCCATGTACTCACAACCCCTTCACCAGAACATGGTGCTACAACAATACACACAATATAACCCACGGCAACAAACATTTCCAGCTTCTCATTTGCAATACGCACCCGCCCCCATGCCATACTACCAGTACCAATATGTCCCAACTCTTCAGCAACAGCCGCCGCATACTCGTAGTGCTGTCACGGTAAATACGAACGTCAATGTGGGAAACAATTTGCAGCCAGTGCAGTCTGGACCCAATGGACCTCTCCCTGTTCCGGGGGCTAGCTCGTCGCAAATTCAATTGCTCACAAGCACAGTGCAGCCAGGAGCCAGCACTGTAATGGGCGTTGGCGGTCCTGGTAGTACAATGGGGCAAGTGGGTGTGCCACCAATGGTTGGGGTTGGTGTAATGACAACAAGTGTGCAACCGCAACCTGTGCAGGTGCAGCCTGCTAGCCGGCGCCGGCATCAGCATCGATTGCAGATAATCGATCCGAcgactaaaaaaaatattttagacgATTTTGATAAG ACAAAATCAAACACAGACAATGAATTTTCCGATCAGGTAACCTCCACAAACACACCAGCAACTGTCCTTTCAGAAGGTCCAATACGTATTCCACAGCAAGAAAGTGttggtttaaataatttgaccaGTACATCATCACAAGGATCAGAATCACGGACAAACGCGCCTTATATCCCCATTG aAACAACACCAATAAGTCGAACAGATGTTGGGCCGACTCCAATCGTATCCGCGATGACTGATGCTCCTTCGGTTGAAATATTACCAACGCCCCAAAGAGGGAgaagcaaaaa aATTCCTATAGTGTCTCCTAAAAATGTATCTGAGTCCATAGTTGCTCCTATCACTG ATGAAACGGATGATGCAGGGTCAACACCGATATCCAGAGCCACTGAAGAATCTATGCCACCTAATCAGACCCATCCAAATTTACTCATATCCGATTCATCAAAACATAAGCAAGCAGTATCAAATAGTGAGATTTCAAAAGACGCTCCTACTGGTTTAAAGGAAATGCATGTTGCTGAGCTGGAGTCCAGTGTAGCCTCCGAAAATCATCCAGCTGGAATACTAGATGTCAATGTCAACAAGAGTTCACAATCATTGGATTTTTCTGCAGATCCCGAAATTGATAGTATTGGCGCAATATCACCTACGAGTCCAAACGCAGTTTCTCCTATTTTACACGAAGTTTTAGATAATACTGAGTTGTCAAAAAAATTAGAGAATTCTACGACAGAAAGATTTAAAGATAGCCAAAGCGTAGAGAAGCCAACTCATCAAGAACTAAGTTTAAGAAATGCCACAGACGAGACTGAAATATCCGCAATGGCATTACAAGATGTGAATAGTTTGGATAATAACCAAATTGAAAAAACATACCCTTCAAAGCCGAAACTCAATGTAGATGTTTCAGAAGACATTTCCTCCAGAGAGTCAGCAATAAAGTCAACTTCTACAAAAAATACAGGAGTAGATGTAGGTCTCCAATCAGATTCTAAGCCAGAGACTACCCTTAACGATAAACAGGACTCTACTGACCTAAAAGTGAAAGTGTCTGCGAAAATTTCATCTATCATAAACTATAATGAGGGTCAATGGTCACCAAACAATCCAAGCGGAAAAAAACAATACGACCGAGAACAGTTATTACAGTTACGCGAGGTTAAGGCCTCACGTATACAACCAGAGGTAAAAAATGTGTCTATTCTTCCTCAACCAAACTTAATGCCATCATTTATtcgaaataacaataataacaagcGAGTACAATCGATGGTTGGTATTATTGGCAATCGTAGCAATGAATCGGCGGGAAATTATATTGGTAAACAGATGTCGATGTCTGGCGTACAAAGTGGCGGCGGTAGAAGCAGTATGAAGGGCATGATACACGTAAATTTATCATTAAATCAAGATGTAAAGTtaagtgaaaatgaaaatgcatgGCGCCCTCGGGTCTTAAATAAATCTGATGGTGATAGCGACGCGAAATCTGCACTCGAAAAAGATGAATTGGTACGTCGTGTTCGGGGTATTTTAAATAAGCTTACCCCAGAAAGGTTTGACACACTTGTTGAGGAgattataaaattgaaaattgatacACCCGACAAAGTGGACGAAGTAATTGTGTTGGTATTTGAAAAGGCCATTGATGAGCCAAACTTTTCTGTGTCTTACGCCAGACTATGTCAACGACTTGCTGCGGAAGTGAAGGTAATAGACGAGCGCATGGAAAGCGAAACCAAATCTAACTCGGCACACTTTCGAAATGCATTGTTAGATAAAACTGAACAGGAATTCACCCAAAACGTTTCACAAAGCACcgcaaaggaaaaaaaattacaGCCAATTGTGGataaaattaagaaatgtACTGATGCCAATGAAAAAGCGGAACTTGAGGCATTtttggaagaagaagaaagaaaaataagaagaCGATCCGGAGGGACAGTACGATTTATTGGCGAACTTTTTAAGATATCTATGTTGACTGGCAAAATAATATACTCTTGCATCGATACACTTCTTAACCCTCATTCTGAAGACATGCTTGAGTGTTTGTGCAAGCTGCTTACAACTGTGGGTGCTAAATTTGAAAAGACCCCAGTAAATTCCAAAGACCCTAGTCGGTGTTATTCGTTGGAAAAATCGATCACCAGGATGCAGGCCATCGCATCGAAAACTGACAAAGATGGAGCCAGAGTAAGCTCAAGAGTACGATTTATGCTTCAAGACGTTATCGACTTGCGTAAGAATAAATGGCAAACTTCGCGGAATGAAGCACCCAAAACTATGGGACAAATTGAAAAAGAGGCAAAGAATGAGCAGCTTTCTGCACAATATTTTGGTACACTTTCCAGTACTACACCCGGAGGATCGCAGGGCGGCTCTGGTAAACGAGATGACCGTGGAAACTCTCGATACGGTGAATCTCGTTCAAGTAGCGCGTATGGTGGCAGCCACAGTCAACGTGGTGATAATGGCAACCTTCGacaccagcagcagaacaACGTCGGGGGAAACGTCTCTGGAGGTGCTGGACACTCCAATGGAAACAATGATGAAAATACTTGGCATGTGCAAACCAGCAAAGGTAGCCGCTCTCTAGCGGTTGACAGCAATAAACTGGAAGGCCTG TCTAAACTTTCTGACCAAAATCTGGAAACAAAGAAGATGGGTGGATTAACGCAATTCATTTGGATTAGTAGTGACACGACAAGACTATCGTCGGCGCCGACACCAACCCCATCCAATCCTTTCGCTGTGCTCTCATCCCTAATTGATAAAAATAGTAATGAAAGGGATCGCGATCGCAGTGGACCCAGAAACAAAGGATCATACAACAAAGGTTCTATGGAGCGGGATCGTTATGATAGag GTATGCATTCGAGAACTGGATCATCTCAGGGATCACGAGAAAACTCATCCTCCCGCGGTGGTCAGCAGGGTCGAACTTTATTGAGTTCATCAGTTCAAAAATCTACTAGTCATTCAAAATACACCCAACAGGCACCACCTACACGGCATACTGTTAAA GCCCAGTCATCAGTGGGCAGCTCTAACGTTAACACAGGTCCACTCTACCGTGGAAGTGAGCAGCAAACATCAGCAACCTTCTCGCAGACCACCCGTTCTGTTGCTCCTGTAGCAGTGTTCATCGAAGCTAGCGAAACAGATTTAAAACTCATCAAATCTGTTGTTTCAGAAATTGTAGACCTATCAGCTGCATCTAAAGAAGTCACGCCCGGTGCAGTTTCGTGCATAAAACGAGTACCAGAGAAACTACGGTGCAGtttcatttattatattttaacaGATTATTTGCATTTAGCAAATGTAGGTAAACAGTACAGGCGGTATTTATCTATTGCCGTCTCCCAACTTATTCAGCAGAATTACATTTCTGCCGATCATTTGAGACTGGCTTACAACGAATTTACCGTATATGCAAACGATTTGATTGTTGATATTCCGGAGCTTTGGCTATACATTCTTCAATTTGCCg GGCCACTAATTGTAAAGAAAATATTGACTATATCAGATTTGTGGaacaacaatttaaaagaaaatagtCCATCAAACGTCGCTAAAAAGTTCCTTAAAACATACTTGATATATTGCACACAAGAAGTTGGACCAAATTTTGCTCGGAATATGTGGATCAAGTTTAACCTAAAATGGTCAGATTTTATGCCTGAAAGTGAAGTTGCcgactttattaaatttaac